A window of the Cynocephalus volans isolate mCynVol1 chromosome 10, mCynVol1.pri, whole genome shotgun sequence genome harbors these coding sequences:
- the LOC134389464 gene encoding keratin-associated protein 9-1-like: protein MTQSCCSPCCQPTCCRTTCCRTTCCQPPCGGSSCCQPNCCGSSCCGQSCGGSGCCQPCCRPTCCQTTCCRTTCCRPSCGCSPCCVSSCCRPSCGGYSCCQPSCCGSCCCQPCCRPTCCQTTCCRTTCYRPSCGCSPSCGSSCCQPCSC from the coding sequence atgacccAATCCTGCTGCTCCCCTTGCTGCCAGCCTACCTGCTGCAGGACCACTTGCTGCCGGACCACCTGCTGCCAGCCCCCTTGTGGTGGATCTAGCTGCTGCCAGCCCAACTGCTGTGGGTCCAGCTGCTGTGGCCAAAGCTGCGGTGGGtccggctgctgccagccttgctgccgCCCAACTTGCTGTCAGACCACCTGCTGCAGGACCACTTGCTGCCgccccagctgtggctgcagtccttgctgtgtgTCCAGCTGCTGCCGTCCTTCCTGTGGTGGATATAGCTGCTGCCAGCCCAGCTGCTGTGGATCttgctgctgccagccttgctgccgTCCTACTTGCTGTCAGACCACCTGCTGCAGGACCACCTGCTACCGTCCAAGCTGTGGCTGTAGTCCTTCCTGTGGATCCAGCTGCTGCCAACCATGCAGCTGCTGA